A genomic region of Roseofilum casamattae BLCC-M143 contains the following coding sequences:
- a CDS encoding M23 family metallopeptidase: MSTQKNPNSPKPANPYARTFFRLTCHRSLLMQGMGWLGALGLIGSSTFWIPRYVAAYEQDIAIDPVAYDTAPEPWVEPAYEAPAYEEPVYYEEPAYYEEPVYQEPTYYEEPAYEEPVYQEPTYYEEPAYYEEPAYEPAAVEPEWAPEPTAYEPEWTPEPTAVEPEWTPEPTAYDSAPIDDSSVPVVVETYDESAPVSYSAEDLMPVGTEVAETGNGYIDASGDFETGATATHYDSYEEPAQVVVSERSSGCEAVVSGGTMVDAVCGGGYTPADIPAAQPPTVASEPTHHNSNYNNSNYHAQPSQPIPTWSPDNHQPAPAPQRSSGGYAASSPAPVVGGSTASGRSYFNSRQPVGLPGNGNTRLLYPLAVPAQISSHFGWRIHPISGEWRMHSGTDLAAATGTHVLAALAGKVEIANFLGGYGLTVVLVHDNGTQETLYAHLSEVFVEPGETVEQGTVIGSVGSTGNSTGPHLHFELREQTEDGWVAIDAGAQLEYALARFIQSWETASATPYTGGNAKELQKLPAPELSTEELPFVEIRPM; encoded by the coding sequence ATGAGTACCCAAAAAAACCCTAACTCACCCAAACCAGCGAATCCTTACGCTCGAACCTTCTTTCGCCTAACCTGCCACCGCTCCTTACTAATGCAGGGTATGGGATGGTTAGGGGCCCTAGGACTAATCGGCAGCAGTACTTTCTGGATTCCTCGCTACGTGGCAGCTTACGAACAAGACATCGCCATCGATCCTGTCGCTTATGATACAGCACCTGAACCCTGGGTAGAACCGGCATACGAAGCCCCAGCATACGAAGAACCCGTCTACTACGAAGAACCGGCTTATTACGAAGAGCCAGTTTACCAAGAACCCACCTACTACGAAGAACCGGCATACGAAGAGCCAGTTTACCAAGAACCTACCTACTATGAAGAACCGGCTTACTACGAAGAACCCGCCTACGAACCAGCGGCAGTAGAACCAGAGTGGGCCCCCGAACCTACCGCTTACGAACCCGAATGGACTCCAGAACCGACAGCAGTAGAACCGGAATGGACTCCAGAACCCACGGCTTACGACAGCGCGCCCATTGACGATAGTTCCGTACCCGTCGTCGTCGAAACCTATGACGAATCCGCACCCGTGTCTTACTCCGCAGAAGACTTAATGCCAGTCGGTACGGAAGTGGCAGAAACGGGTAACGGTTACATCGATGCATCCGGTGATTTTGAGACCGGAGCCACCGCCACCCACTACGACTCTTATGAAGAACCCGCACAAGTGGTCGTCTCCGAGCGTTCCAGTGGCTGCGAAGCCGTCGTCAGCGGCGGCACAATGGTTGATGCCGTCTGTGGAGGAGGATATACCCCGGCTGACATCCCCGCCGCTCAGCCACCTACCGTTGCCTCAGAACCGACGCACCATAACTCCAATTACAACAACTCCAATTACCACGCTCAACCTTCTCAACCCATCCCTACCTGGTCTCCAGACAACCATCAACCTGCCCCCGCTCCCCAAAGAAGCAGTGGAGGATATGCCGCCAGTTCCCCGGCTCCCGTCGTCGGCGGAAGTACGGCCAGCGGTCGGTCTTATTTCAACTCTCGCCAACCGGTGGGATTGCCCGGAAATGGGAATACGCGCCTGCTTTATCCTTTAGCTGTTCCCGCTCAAATCAGCTCTCATTTTGGTTGGAGAATCCACCCCATTTCTGGAGAGTGGAGAATGCACAGCGGTACCGATCTCGCTGCGGCTACAGGAACTCACGTTCTAGCAGCTCTTGCTGGAAAAGTCGAAATCGCTAATTTCCTCGGCGGTTACGGCCTGACGGTAGTGCTCGTGCACGATAACGGAACTCAAGAAACCCTCTACGCTCACTTATCTGAGGTATTTGTCGAACCCGGCGAAACCGTGGAGCAGGGAACTGTCATCGGTAGCGTTGGCAGTACCGGAAATTCCACCGGCCCCCACCTGCATTTCGAGCTGCGCGAGCAAACTGAAGATGGATGGGTTGCTATTGATGCGGGAGCGCAATTGGAATATGCTTTAGCTCGGTTTATCCAATCTTGGGAAACTGCATCCGCTACTCCTTATACTGGCGGGAATGCGAAAGAACTGCAAAAACTTCCGGCTCCCGAACTATCTACAGAAGAGCTACCCTTTGTCGAGATCCGTCCGATGTAG